One window of the Pseudochaenichthys georgianus chromosome 21, fPseGeo1.2, whole genome shotgun sequence genome contains the following:
- the wnt6b gene encoding protein Wnt-6, with protein sequence MRVRLSRIQLALFFILLCPVNIIGLWWAVGSPLVMDPNSICRKAKRLAGKQAELCQTQPEIVSEVAKGARLGVRECQYQFRYRRWNCTSHNKYFGKILQQDIRETAFVYAITAAGVTHAVTQACSMGDLLQCGCEATRNRAPPEQSSSSPPGDGVKWEWGGCGDDVEFGYEKSKQFMDAKRRRGKSDIRTLIDLHNNEAGRLAVKLYMRTECKCHGLSGSCTLRTCWKKMPHFREVGDRLLERFNGASKVMGGNDGKTLIPVGQNIKPPDKQDLIYSDESPDFCLANRKTGSLGTRGRMCNSTAMDISGCDLLCCERGYSEESVVIEENCLCRFHWCCVVQCQKCSVQKELSLCH encoded by the exons GGCGGTCGGCAGTCCGCTGGTGATGGACCCCAACAGCATTTGCAGGAAGGCGAAGCGTCTGGCAGGGAAGCAGGCTGAGCTGTGCCAAACTCAGCCAGAGATTGTCAGTGAGGTGGCCAAAGGAGCAAGGCTGGGCGTCAGGGAGTGCCAGTACCAGTTCAGATACCGCCGCTGGAACTGCACTAGCCACAACAAGTATTTTGGCAAAATATTGCAGCAAG ATATCCGGGAGACAGCGTTTGTCTATGCCATCACAGCGGCCGGTGTGACCCACGCCGTAACCCAGGCCTGCAGTATGGGCGACCTTCTGCAATGTGGCTGTGAAGCGACCAGGAACAGGGCACCTCCGGAGCAGTCCTCATCTTCCCCCCCTGGGGACGGAGTCAAGTGGGAGTGGGGGGGCTGCGGGGACGATGTGGAGTTTGGTTATGAAAAGTCAAAACAGTTCATGGACGCTAAGAGGAGACGGGGCAAGAGTGATATTAGGACACTCATTGACCTGCACAACAACGAAGCTGGGCGACTG GCTGTGAAGCTCTACATGCGGACAGAGTGTAAGTGCCACGGCCTGTCGGGGTCATGCACCTTGCGCACATGCTGGAAAAAGATGCCTCATTTCCGTGAGGTGGGCGACCGCCTGTTGGAGCGCTTCAATGGAGCTTCAAAGGTAATGGGAGGCAACGACGGAAAGACCCTGATCCCTGTTGGCCAGAACATTAAGCCACCAGATAAGCAGGATCTGATCTACTCAGACGAGTCGCCCGATTTCTGCCTTGCAAATCGAAAAACTGGTTCACTGGGGACACGAGGGCGCATGTGCAACAGCACAGCCATGGATATCAGCGGCTGCGACCTGCTGTGCTGCGAGCGCGGCTACAGCGAGGAATCAGTGGTGATAGAGGAGAACTGTCTGTGTCGTTTCCACTGGTGTTGTGTGGTCCAGTGCCAGAAATGCTCGGTCCAAAAAGAGCTTAGTCTCTGTCACTGA